The Mycobacterium paragordonae DNA segment CAACCATTCGACCGCGACGTGCTCGGGATGTTCGCAGCAGGCCTGGGTGTGGCGTTCGAGCGCAATCTGATGGTCGACCGGCTTGCGGCCATGCGGCAAGCTGCCGACGACCACTTGCGTGCTGCGAACACCCTCGCCGATGAGTTCACCCTTGAAGTCATGGACCTGGCCGAGCCCGCGACCAAGTCCAGCGAATGTCTGCTCAGCCTGGAGCCGGCCCAGCCGATGGCCGAACATCACGATCGCGAGGTATCCGGCGCCCTGACTGCCCGCGAAGCCGACGTGTTGCGTGGGTTGGCCGCGGGCATGACCAACGCGCAGATTGCGGTCAGCCTTGTCGTCACGGAGGGCACGATCAAGACGCACGTCAAGCACGTCCTGCGAAAGCTCGGAGCGGCCAACCGCACCGAGGCTGTGGCCAGGTATCACCGAATGCGCAACTCGTTGAGGGACGTATCGCCGACGGCTGGCTATCGGCCGTGACGTCACCGCGCGATGGGCTCGCTCACTCGATCGGCTCCAAGGACGTGATCCCGGCGCCGTTGTCGCCGACGGCAGTCGGCGTCGCCAAGGAAGCGCTGGCGCGGCTACGGTTGGTATTCAACAATTCCGAACTCGCCGAACGGATTCCAGGCGAAGTGCACCGAATTGGCTTCACCCACATCTTGTTTTCGTACATCCGGCAGAACACCTGGTTCGTGCGGTCCGCCTACGCCGCCGGCGACGACCAACTGGCGTACACGATGCTGCAAGTGGGTCGCGCGCATCCACGCAGGCTTCGCCGGCCCCTACCCGAGTGTGAAATGGTGCTCAGCGGATCACCGATCCTCATCGAGAACCCGCGATCCGATCCGCGGCTGCACTCCGCGCTGGTCGCAGTCACCAACCCGAAGGTCTACGTCGCGGCGCCGGTGTACGCGTGGCAGACACCGGTGGGTTTGCTGCACGCCGATGCGCCCACGGAGACCGGCGATGTCGATGTGGCCGAACGCGACCTGCTTGGCCTGTTCGCCGAAGGGGTCGGCGCCATCTTCGAGCGGAACCTGGTTCTGGAGCGCCTGCGCGCGATGCGCGGCGCGGTCGAAGAGCACACCCACAAGATCGGGGCACTTGCCGATGCGTTCGAGGATGAGCTGTGGGACAACATGGATCTGCGTGCCGACGCCGATCCGGCCGGCGGCGTGCAGGGCGTCTTTCAGCGGGAACGCAACATCATCGCGGAGCTGACGCTGCGGGAGAAGCAGGTGCTCCAGATGCTGGCGACGGGCAAGACCAACGCGCAGATCGCGGATCGGCTGTTTATTGCCGAGGGCACCGTGAAGTCCCATGTCAAGCACATCATGGAGAAGCTGGGCGCGAGCAACCGCACCGACGCCGTCCGCAAGTACCAAGCGTGGGACGCGGCACTGTTCTGATCACGATCAGAACCGGATCATTCCACGGATGTTGCGTCCTTCCAGCATGTCTCGATAGCCATCGTTGATGTCGTCGAGCGCGTACTCCCGCGTCACCAGCTCGTCGAGCTTGAGTTGACCGAGCTCGTACATCTCCAGATATCTCGGGATGTCGTGGTGCGGGTTCGACGAACCGAACAACGCCCCGTGGATGGACTTTTCATACAACGTCAGCTCGAAGAGCGAGGCGGTGACGTCGAGCGCGGTGGGATGGCCGATCGCTGTCACGATGACCTTTCCGCGTTTGCCGACCAGGCTCAGTGCCTCGCCGATATAGGCGCCCTCGGCCACATCGGTGGTGATCACACACGTCTCGGCCAGGCGTCCGCGGGTGAGGTCGGTCAGCAGCGGCAGTGCCTCGACCGCTGTGGCAACCGTGTGGGTTGCCCCGAACTCCAGAGCCCTCTGACGCTTGAAGTCCACCGGGTCCACCGCGACCACATACCGGGCGCCCGCGGCACGGGCTCCCTGGATTGCGTTGCTGCCGATACCGCCCACACCGAGCACCACCACCGCGTCGCCAGGACGGACTTTGGCGGTGTTGACCACGCTGCCGAAGCCGGTGGGAACACAGCAGCCCACCAGAGCGGCCCGATCCAGCCTGCTGCCGTGATCCACCTTCACCACCGACGCCATCGGGACCACGGTGTACTCCGCGAAGGTGCCAAGGACACACATCTGACCGACATCGTGCCCGCGGGAGTGGAAGCGGTAGGTTCCGTCCAGTTGCGGACCCTGTGCGATGGCGGCCCCAAGATCGCACAGGTTCGTCATCCCGCGCGCACAGTACGAGCAGCGGCCACACGTCGGCAGGAAGCTCAACACCACCGAATCGCCTTCCTCGACGCCGGTGACGTTCGGGCCTACGCCGGCAACGACACCGGCACCTTCGTGGCCACCGACGAAGGGAAACTGCACCGGGATATCCCCGGTGACCAAGTGGTAGTCCGAATGGCACAAACCACTGGCCGTCAGTTTGACCAGAACCTCACCGGACCGCGGCGGATCGAGTTCGACCTCTTCGACCTGCCATTTTTCCTGAAGACCCCACACAATCGCAGCTTTGGTTTTCATGGTGTGTCCATTTCGCCTCGATACGACCAACGGACGGGAACCTTGGGGGGCCACGTCGTGATCGATTAGCAGCCATGCTGTCGGTGCCAAGCAGCCTGCACATCTGCCAGAGGTGGTGTTTCTGCTATTCCGTCCGGGATACCCAGCCGGAACATACCCACTTAGTGGCAGCATTTTTGATCCCATCAGGCGATGTGCCGCCAAGTGCGCGGCCTTAGCGTCTTGTCCATCCGGCCCGCGAATCTTCGCCGGCTCAGACCATCGAGAGTTGAGGTACTACCCCATGACTACTGCGACGGAAGGTGTTAACACCAACCTGAATTCGCTGGAATTCTGGGCGCTGCCCCGTTCAGCACACCACGACGCGTTCCGGTGGCTGCGTGCGAACAAGCCGGTGAGCTGGAACGGCCCGCCTGACTCGCTGGACCCGAACCTGGACAACGCCAAGGGATTCTGGTCGGTGGTCAAACACGCTCACATTGCCGAGATCTCACGCAAACCCGAGGTGTTCAGCTCCGCTCAGGGCGTGTTCGTCGATGATTTTCCGCAGTTGGAGACGATGCTGTCGTTTATCGTGACGGACCCACCCCGTCACACTGAGATGCGCAATATCGTCAGCGTGGCCTTCACGCCTCGCAACATCGCCAAAATGTCCGACAAGATCGGTGGCATCGTCAAGGGAATCATCGACAACGTCGCCCCGTTGGGTGGCGGCGATCTTTGCCAGTTGATCACCAAGGAGGTCCCCGGCCGCGTTTTCGCCAGCATGCTGGGCATCACGGATGAAAACCAGATTCAGTACGTGATGGACGCGGCCGAGCAGTTCGCGTGCTGGAACGATCCCGAGTACGCCCACATCGGCTCCCCGTTGTTCGTGTTCGCCGATGCGTCACAGAAGCTGGCCACGCTCGCTCTCGAACTGGTCCCGGACCGCATCAAGAATCCCGGCGACGATCTGCTCACCTGGGTGGCCCAGGCCCAGTATGAGGGCCATAAGTTGTCCACCGAGGAGGTCGGGGTCTTCTTCTCGCTGTTGGCCGCTGGCGCGAATGACACCACCCGCCATGCCATGGCGCACGTCCTGACGCTGTTCCAGCAGCACCCGGACCAGCTCGCCTACCTGATGGAAGATTTCGAAGCCCGGGTCGACGACGCCGTCAACGAAGCGTTGCGGATGGAGCCACCACTGATGCATTTCCGCCGTACCGCGTTGCGCGACTACGAAATCGGCGGGGTGACCATAAAAGAGGGCGACAAGGTGGTGATGTGGTACGTCGCGAGCAACCGCGACGAGGACGTCTTCGACCGTCCCGACGTCTTCGACATCTCGCGCACGGCCAAGCACAACCCGCACCAGGCCTTCGGCGGTGGCGGACCGCACTACTGCCTCGGTCACATGCTGGGACGGGCAGTCCTCAAGGCGCAGATGCGCGAGATCTACAGCCGCATGAAGAATCTCGAGGTCGGTGAGCGCGAAGTCCTGCTCTCCAACTTCATGAATGGGGTCAAGCGGCTACCCGCGACCTGGACACCAGAGAAGCGCCCACCTGGCCAATAGTCCGCGATCGGCTATTCCTAAGCGCTGCTGCCTTCTTAGGCATGAGAACCCTGTAACTCACCTGAATTGGAAGACATGTCTGAACTGTTTCCCGACTACCGCTCGCGGTGGGAAACCGACGACCAGCGGCTGCTCCGCAAGCATGCGGCAGCGTTCTTCCGTAGAGAGGCCGCTCCTCATCAAGAACGCTGGGCCAAGCAGCATCAGGTTGACCGTGAGTTCTGGAACAAGGCAGGCGCCGCGGGACTGCTGTGTTTGGAGCTACCTGGGCACTACGGCGGTGGTGACGGCAATTTCGGACACGAGGCGGTAATTCAGTACGAGCTCAGTTTCTCCGGAGACTCGGCGTTTGGCTTCGGTGTGCATTCCACAGTTTCCGCGCACTACATCTACGCGTTCGGCGGTGAGGAGCAGAAGGCGCGCTGGCTGCCACGGGTGACGACAGGCGAGGCGGTGTTAGCCATCGCGATGACGGAGCCCGGTACCGGCTCGGATCTGCAGGCGGTCCGAACCAGCGCTGTTCGTGATGGAGGCGACTACGTGATCAATGGGTCGAAGACGTTCATCTCCAACGGATCCCACTGCGATCTGCTGATCGTCGTCGCGAAGACCGATCCGAACCAGGGCGCCAAAGGGATCTCGCTGTTCGTCGTGGAGACCGACGGGCAGAGTGGATTCGAACGCGGCCGGGTACTGCACAAAATCGGCCAGCATGGACAGGACACGCGCGAGCTCGCATTCACCGATATGCGGGTACCTGCGCGGAATCTCCTCGGTGGCGTGGCGGGGCAGGGTTTCTACCAACTGATGAAGCAACTCCCCCGGGAGCGGCTGAGCATCGCGATCGGCGGGGTCGCGATGGCCGAGGCCGCTGTGCTGGAAGCGGTCAAGTACGCCAAGGAGCGGCGGGCTTTTGGCAGGCCCATCCTTGACCACCAGAACACCAAATTCGTTCTGGCCGAATGCAAGGCGGATGTCCTGGCCGGTAAGGCCCTGGTCGATCACTGTATCGAGCGGTACCTGGAGGGCGCCCTCGACGCGGCGACCGCATCGATAGCCAAGGTGTGGGTGAGCGACATGCAGTGCAAGGTCATCGACAAATGCCTACAGATCTTCGGCGGGTACGGGTACATCATGGAATACCCCATCGCGCGGATGTACGCGGCCGCACGAGTGCAGAAGATCTACGGCGGCACCAGCGAGATCCTGAAGGAACTCATCGCCCGAGAGCTCTGACCATACTGAGGGAGTCACCGAATCCACCGGGATACTGGCGGCAAAGATTGTGCAGCTCAATCCATTCGACCACTCTTAACCGGCTGAAGGGCGGTAGCGATTTCCAGTCTTCGACCACGAGGCTATCCAGGCGATAGGGTCGGTATCATGGAGCAGCTACGCATCGACGCCAACGGCCTGACCTTCGCAGCGCTGGCCTGGGGCGAGCCGGACGGCACGCTGGCACTGCTGGTGCACGGCTACCCGGACACCGCCCACACCTGGCGCCACCTCGGGCCGGAGCTCGCCGAGAAGGGCTACCGCGCCGTCGCCCCGTTCACCCGCGGCTACGCGCCGACGGACCTCGCCCCCAACGACTCCTACCTGATTGCCGACCAAGCCGCCGACATCCTCGCGCTGCACACCGCCCTCGGCGGCGACGACAACTCCGTCCTGATCGGCCACGACTGGGGCGCGGTCGCGACGTGGGCGGTCACCGACCGCGAACCGGGCCGGTTCCGCAGCTATGTGTGCATGGCGGTCCCGCCGACCGCGGCGCTCCTCAAGCCCTTCACGAAGGTGAAGACCCTCCCCATCGGCCTGCGCCAATCGTGGATGAGCTGGTACTTCGTCTTCAATCAGCTGCCCGGTTCCGAGCGCAGCCTGGACCGTGTGATTCCCAAGCTCTGGCGCGACTGGTCGCCGGGCTACGACGCCCAGGAGGACATCGCGCACGTATTCCATGCCTTGCAGGACCCGGGCCGGCGGCGCGCTGCGCTGCGCTACTACCGCAACAATCTCCAGCACGGCCTGAAGGACACGTTCGCGATCGTCCCGAAAGCACCGGTCCTCTACCTCCACGGCGCAAAGGACGGGTGCATGCAGGCCGCGATCGCGGAGGCGTTCCCCGAAACCCTGCCGCCCGGCTCGCGCTACGAACGCGTCGAGGGCGTTGGCCATTTCATGCAGCTCGAGGACCCGCCGCGCGTCAACGCCCTGATCACGGAGTGGGTCGGCACGCCTCGTTGAGCGACTCGCCGTGCTCGTCGGCCAGCAACGGCCGCCGCGGCCAGCCTAGACCCTGACGGTCACGGGTTCTACGTTCCAGATGTCCTGGCAGTACTCGGCGATGGCGCGGTCCGACGAAAACTTGCCGCTGCGTGCGGTATTCAGGATCGACATCCGCGTCCAGGTCGTCGTGTCCAGCCAGGCGGCGCTCACCCGCGCCTGGCAGTCCAGGTAGGCGCGGTAGTCGGCCAGAACCAGAAACGGGTCGTGTTGGGTCAGCGACTCCACCAGCTGACGGAATACGGTGGTGTCACCACCGGAGAATCGCCCGTCGCGAATAAGTCCCAACACCACGCTCAACTCATCGTCACCTTCGATGTAGTCAGCCGGCCGGTAACCCTCGCGCTTGATGTGCTCGACTTCCTGCACCGTCAGCCCGAAGAGGAAGAAGTTCTGCGCGCCGACCTCGTCGCGGATTTCCACATTGGCGCCATCGAGCGTGCCGATGGTCAGTGCGCCGTTGATCATGAACTTCATGTTGCCGGTGCCGGAGGCCTCCTTGCCGGCTGTCGAGATCTGCTCGGAGAGATCGGCGGCAGGATAGATGAGGTGTGCGTTTTGCACATTGAAGTTGGGCACGAACGCCACCTTCATGTACCGGTTCACGTCCGGGTCGGCGTTCACCGTTTCGGCGACGGCGTTGATCAGCTTGATGATGCGCTTGGCCATGAAGTAGCCGGGTGCGGCTTTCCCGCCGAAGATGAAGGCCCGCGGCGGAATCTGTAGGTCGGGGTTCTGCTTCAGCCGGTGATACAGCGTGATGATATGCAGGACATTGAGATGCTGGCGCTTGTACTCGTGGATCCGCTTGACCTGAATGTCGAACAGCCAGTGCGGATTCAGTTCGACACCCGTCGTCGAGCGAACGTAGTCGGCAAGGCGCTCCTTGTTGGCGTGCTTGACCGCGCGCCACTGGTGACGGAACGCGGTGTCGTCGGCATAGGATTCGAGGTCGCGAAGCCTCTCCAGGTCCACCATCCACCCGTTCCCGATGGTGTCGTCAAGCAACTTTCGTAGCCCCGGGTTGGCGAGCGCCAAAAACCGGCGTGGGGTGACACCGTTGGTCTTGTTGCCGAACCGCTCCGGCCACAACTCGTAGAAGTCCTTGAGCACACTGGATGTGAGAAGCTCGGAGTGCAGCGCCGCGACGCCGTTGATCGCGTGGCTGCCCACCGAGGCCAGATGCGCCATGCGCACGTACTTTTGGCCTTCCTCACCGATCAGAGACATGCGCTTCACCCGCTCTACGTCCCCCGGGAAACGCGCGCGCACCTCATCCAGGAACCGGCGGTTGATCTCGTAGATGATTTCGAGGTGCCGGGGCAGGAACTCGGCGAACATCGGCAACGGCCAAGTTTCCAAAGCCTCCGGCAGTAGGGTGTGGTTGGTGTAGCCGAACGAAGCCACCGTGATCGCCCATGCCTCATCCCAGTCGAGATGCTTGTCGTCCAACAGGATTCGCATCAACTCGGCGACGGCGATCGACGGATGCGTGTCGTTGAGCTGTATCGCGCAATGCTCCGGGAGCGTCCGGGTGGGAAGGTGTGCGAGGTTCTCCAGGAGGTAGAAGATGTCCTGCAGCGAGCAGGAGACGAAGAAGTACTGCTGCAACAGGCGAAGCCGCTTGCCGACCTCGGGTTCGTCGTTTGGATAGAGCACCTTGGTGATGGTTTCGGAGGTGACCTCATCCTCGACGGCCTTCCAGTAGTCACCGGCGCTGAAGACGTCGAACTCGAACGACTCGACGGCAGTGGCACTCCACAATCGGAGCGTGTTGCACGTGTTCACGCCGTAGCCCTGAACCGGGGTGTTATACGGGAGCCCCTTGAACACCCGACGCGGCACCCAGCGCACGCGATGGCTGCCGGTGTCGTCGACGTAGTGTTCGGTGTGGCCGCCCCAGTTGACGAGATAGCCGAGATCGGGGGTGGGAATCTCCCACGGGTTGCCGTGGACCAACCAGTTGTCGGGCTTTTCGACCTGCCAACCATCGTGGATCTCCTGGTCGAAAATGCCGAATTCGTAACGGATGCCGTATCCGATCGCCGGACGCTGCAGGGTGGCCAGCGAGTCGAGATAGCAGGCCGCGAGCCTGCCCAGGCCGCCGTTGCCCAGGCCGGGCTCCTCTTCGGAGGCAAGGATCGTGTCGAGGTCCTGACCGAGCGTCGCGAGCGCCTCGCGCGCTGCCTCCTCGATGTGGAGATTCAGCAGGTTGTTCCCCAGCTGCGGGCCCATCAGGAATTCGGCCGACAGGTAACAAACCACTTTTCGATTGAGATCGAGAAAGGTCTGCGTGGAAGCGAACCACCGCTGCAGCAGGCGGTCACGCACGGCCAGTGCCAGCGCTCGATAGTAATGCGCCGGCGTCAAGACCGATGCCGGGCGACCGATGGAATAACGCAAGTGATCCAAAATGGCCTGTTGCAACGCATCGGCCTGCAGTCCGGTACGAACATCCACCACATCACCGGCCGCACCCAGCGTCATGTTTGGGTCTCCATCGTGTCCTTACTCCTGAGGTTATGGCGGGTATGGGTGAAGTGCAGCTGGCGAGTTCCAGGTCCACGTGACAGTGCAAGGGTGGCACATGCGTCCCTTTGCCTCGCAGGGGCGGGCCCGTGACATCAGCGCCGACGGTGGCGAACTCGAGGCGAACTCGAGGAGAAGCGTGGCTCCGTGGTCACAGGGGAGTGGCGGTGGCGCCGGCCCGCCCGCGATCAGCCTTGTCGAAGAATTGCTGGGATCGCTCCATCACGGAGGCGTTTCCGCCGCACAGCGCGTAGCCCCACATCGCTTCGACGCGCAACTGGTCATGCAGCGGGCGGCCGATGATCTCGAGCACCGTCTCCTTGGCCGACTCGATCGCGGACTGATCGCATCGCAGGATCCGCTGCACCAAGGCGTCGGTCTCCTCCATCAGCTTGTCGTGCGGGACCACTCGGGCAACCATGTTCGCGGTCAGCGCCCGCTCGGCTGAGATCGGCTCACCGGTGAGCAGCAGCTCCAGCGCCACGCCGACACCACAGACGTTGACCAGACGGGGGATCCCCCCGTCGGCCGGATGCATGCCGCGGCGTACTTCGAAGGTGCCGAACTGTGCACGCTCGGAGGCGATCCGGATGTCGCACGCCATCGCGAGCTCGACGCCGTGTCCGACGCACCAGCCGTTGATCGCGGCGACGATGGGCTTGGTGATGCGTGACAGCGGTCCCCGGGTGATCCCGCACAGACCGTCCTCGAGACGTTCGCGGCCGACCATCGGTCCAACGGTCTGCCATTCGGGCGCATGAGTTTTCAGGTCGGCACCGGCGGTAAACGCGTCGCCGGTGCCGGTGATGACCGCAACACGAAGCGCCGGGTCGTCACGGAAATCGCGCCACATCTCACACATCAGCTCGTGCGATTCGATGTCGATGGCGTTCTTGACCTCTGGGCGGTTGAGCGTGATGTAGGCGACCTCGCCGCGCTTCTCGTAGAGCACTTTGGCAGTCATGGTGGGCTCCTTTTTGATCAGTTCGCCGGGCTGGTGTCGAGAATGGCGGGTGGCGCAGACCGGTGGAATCCGTCGAAGGGGGTGTTGTGTTGCGCGGGCTGCAGTTGCCACCATCCCGGCTTGGCGTTCGGCGCTCCGCCGTCCACACGGATGCATGTCCCGGTGATGAAGCTGGCGGCCGGCGACAGCAGAAACACCACCGCGCCGGACACCTCGGCCTCGGTTCCGTAGCGCTGCAACGGGATTTCACGGGTGACCTGGTTGCGCAGGAAGTCGGTGTCCTTGGTGTCGTAGGTGTCCAGCCCGCTCGATGCGATGGAGCCAGGCGCGATGGTGTTCACCCGCACTCCCGATGCAGCCCATTCGGTCGCCGCGGACTCGCTCAGCGTCAGCATGCCGCCACGGGCGGCCGCCGAGTGCCCGAAATGCGGCCAGCCGTGCCAGATGTCGGCGATCATGTTCACTATCGCGCCGCCGTGCGACCGCATCCACTTGGTGTACACCTCGCGCATGACGATGAAGCCGCCGGTCAGGTTATTGCGCACCACCGCCTCAAAACCCTTGGTGCTGATGGTTTCCAGGGGTGCCCGGTATTGGCCGCCGGCATTGTTGAACAACCCGTCGATGCGTCCGTGTTCGGCAAGGATCGCATCGATGACGTCGCTCACGGCGGCTTCATCCCGGATGTCTGCGGCATGCACGGAGACCCTTCCGCCGTCGGAGCGGATCTCGTCTTGCACGGCGTGGAGTTTGTCTTGATTGCGGCCCACGATCGCCACGCCGGCGCCCAGCGCGGCGAGTTCGTGCGCGGTGCATCGTCCGATGCCGCTGCCGCCGCCGGTGATCACGACTGTGCGTCCGGCGAACAGGTCTGGCTTGAATACCGACTGATAGCCCATGGCTATTCTCCTAGAAGTTGTTGGCGCAGCGCCGCTTTCTGCACCTTTCCGCTCGCTGTTTGCGGCAGCGCGTCCAGCACATGAATCTCCTTGGGCACCTTGTATCCGGCGATGAGGCCGCGGCAGTGCGACA contains these protein-coding regions:
- a CDS encoding LuxR C-terminal-related transcriptional regulator gives rise to the protein MTSPRDGLAHSIGSKDVIPAPLSPTAVGVAKEALARLRLVFNNSELAERIPGEVHRIGFTHILFSYIRQNTWFVRSAYAAGDDQLAYTMLQVGRAHPRRLRRPLPECEMVLSGSPILIENPRSDPRLHSALVAVTNPKVYVAAPVYAWQTPVGLLHADAPTETGDVDVAERDLLGLFAEGVGAIFERNLVLERLRAMRGAVEEHTHKIGALADAFEDELWDNMDLRADADPAGGVQGVFQRERNIIAELTLREKQVLQMLATGKTNAQIADRLFIAEGTVKSHVKHIMEKLGASNRTDAVRKYQAWDAALF
- a CDS encoding NDMA-dependent alcohol dehydrogenase; the encoded protein is MKTKAAIVWGLQEKWQVEEVELDPPRSGEVLVKLTASGLCHSDYHLVTGDIPVQFPFVGGHEGAGVVAGVGPNVTGVEEGDSVVLSFLPTCGRCSYCARGMTNLCDLGAAIAQGPQLDGTYRFHSRGHDVGQMCVLGTFAEYTVVPMASVVKVDHGSRLDRAALVGCCVPTGFGSVVNTAKVRPGDAVVVLGVGGIGSNAIQGARAAGARYVVAVDPVDFKRQRALEFGATHTVATAVEALPLLTDLTRGRLAETCVITTDVAEGAYIGEALSLVGKRGKVIVTAIGHPTALDVTASLFELTLYEKSIHGALFGSSNPHHDIPRYLEMYELGQLKLDELVTREYALDDINDGYRDMLEGRNIRGMIRF
- a CDS encoding cytochrome P450; translation: MTTATEGVNTNLNSLEFWALPRSAHHDAFRWLRANKPVSWNGPPDSLDPNLDNAKGFWSVVKHAHIAEISRKPEVFSSAQGVFVDDFPQLETMLSFIVTDPPRHTEMRNIVSVAFTPRNIAKMSDKIGGIVKGIIDNVAPLGGGDLCQLITKEVPGRVFASMLGITDENQIQYVMDAAEQFACWNDPEYAHIGSPLFVFADASQKLATLALELVPDRIKNPGDDLLTWVAQAQYEGHKLSTEEVGVFFSLLAAGANDTTRHAMAHVLTLFQQHPDQLAYLMEDFEARVDDAVNEALRMEPPLMHFRRTALRDYEIGGVTIKEGDKVVMWYVASNRDEDVFDRPDVFDISRTAKHNPHQAFGGGGPHYCLGHMLGRAVLKAQMREIYSRMKNLEVGEREVLLSNFMNGVKRLPATWTPEKRPPGQ
- a CDS encoding acyl-CoA dehydrogenase family protein — encoded protein: MSELFPDYRSRWETDDQRLLRKHAAAFFRREAAPHQERWAKQHQVDREFWNKAGAAGLLCLELPGHYGGGDGNFGHEAVIQYELSFSGDSAFGFGVHSTVSAHYIYAFGGEEQKARWLPRVTTGEAVLAIAMTEPGTGSDLQAVRTSAVRDGGDYVINGSKTFISNGSHCDLLIVVAKTDPNQGAKGISLFVVETDGQSGFERGRVLHKIGQHGQDTRELAFTDMRVPARNLLGGVAGQGFYQLMKQLPRERLSIAIGGVAMAEAAVLEAVKYAKERRAFGRPILDHQNTKFVLAECKADVLAGKALVDHCIERYLEGALDAATASIAKVWVSDMQCKVIDKCLQIFGGYGYIMEYPIARMYAAARVQKIYGGTSEILKELIAREL
- a CDS encoding alpha/beta fold hydrolase, with translation MEQLRIDANGLTFAALAWGEPDGTLALLVHGYPDTAHTWRHLGPELAEKGYRAVAPFTRGYAPTDLAPNDSYLIADQAADILALHTALGGDDNSVLIGHDWGAVATWAVTDREPGRFRSYVCMAVPPTAALLKPFTKVKTLPIGLRQSWMSWYFVFNQLPGSERSLDRVIPKLWRDWSPGYDAQEDIAHVFHALQDPGRRRAALRYYRNNLQHGLKDTFAIVPKAPVLYLHGAKDGCMQAAIAEAFPETLPPGSRYERVEGVGHFMQLEDPPRVNALITEWVGTPR
- a CDS encoding glycogen/starch/alpha-glucan phosphorylase, whose amino-acid sequence is MTLGAAGDVVDVRTGLQADALQQAILDHLRYSIGRPASVLTPAHYYRALALAVRDRLLQRWFASTQTFLDLNRKVVCYLSAEFLMGPQLGNNLLNLHIEEAAREALATLGQDLDTILASEEEPGLGNGGLGRLAACYLDSLATLQRPAIGYGIRYEFGIFDQEIHDGWQVEKPDNWLVHGNPWEIPTPDLGYLVNWGGHTEHYVDDTGSHRVRWVPRRVFKGLPYNTPVQGYGVNTCNTLRLWSATAVESFEFDVFSAGDYWKAVEDEVTSETITKVLYPNDEPEVGKRLRLLQQYFFVSCSLQDIFYLLENLAHLPTRTLPEHCAIQLNDTHPSIAVAELMRILLDDKHLDWDEAWAITVASFGYTNHTLLPEALETWPLPMFAEFLPRHLEIIYEINRRFLDEVRARFPGDVERVKRMSLIGEEGQKYVRMAHLASVGSHAINGVAALHSELLTSSVLKDFYELWPERFGNKTNGVTPRRFLALANPGLRKLLDDTIGNGWMVDLERLRDLESYADDTAFRHQWRAVKHANKERLADYVRSTTGVELNPHWLFDIQVKRIHEYKRQHLNVLHIITLYHRLKQNPDLQIPPRAFIFGGKAAPGYFMAKRIIKLINAVAETVNADPDVNRYMKVAFVPNFNVQNAHLIYPAADLSEQISTAGKEASGTGNMKFMINGALTIGTLDGANVEIRDEVGAQNFFLFGLTVQEVEHIKREGYRPADYIEGDDELSVVLGLIRDGRFSGGDTTVFRQLVESLTQHDPFLVLADYRAYLDCQARVSAAWLDTTTWTRMSILNTARSGKFSSDRAIAEYCQDIWNVEPVTVRV
- a CDS encoding enoyl-CoA hydratase/isomerase family protein — encoded protein: MTAKVLYEKRGEVAYITLNRPEVKNAIDIESHELMCEMWRDFRDDPALRVAVITGTGDAFTAGADLKTHAPEWQTVGPMVGRERLEDGLCGITRGPLSRITKPIVAAINGWCVGHGVELAMACDIRIASERAQFGTFEVRRGMHPADGGIPRLVNVCGVGVALELLLTGEPISAERALTANMVARVVPHDKLMEETDALVQRILRCDQSAIESAKETVLEIIGRPLHDQLRVEAMWGYALCGGNASVMERSQQFFDKADRGRAGATATPL
- a CDS encoding SDR family oxidoreductase, translated to MGYQSVFKPDLFAGRTVVITGGGSGIGRCTAHELAALGAGVAIVGRNQDKLHAVQDEIRSDGGRVSVHAADIRDEAAVSDVIDAILAEHGRIDGLFNNAGGQYRAPLETISTKGFEAVVRNNLTGGFIVMREVYTKWMRSHGGAIVNMIADIWHGWPHFGHSAAARGGMLTLSESAATEWAASGVRVNTIAPGSIASSGLDTYDTKDTDFLRNQVTREIPLQRYGTEAEVSGAVVFLLSPAASFITGTCIRVDGGAPNAKPGWWQLQPAQHNTPFDGFHRSAPPAILDTSPAN